In Paenibacillus larvae subsp. larvae, the following proteins share a genomic window:
- a CDS encoding helix-turn-helix domain-containing protein yields MNNLGKYLEQVRREKKFSLREAAQKSDLSYTYIRDIELGMNRKTKKKVKPSPDSLKKLAEAYGIEYYELLQKAGILDEGTESALDEANSKLDKLIEETVNNSTHISTIPLIRTICAGDGIIATENIEDYVAYPLLKGNKPDYALRVQGDSMKDVGIDDGDIVFLKAANWVEKMARLLMEKKVL; encoded by the coding sequence ATGAACAATTTAGGGAAATATTTAGAGCAAGTAAGACGTGAAAAAAAGTTTTCGCTTCGAGAAGCCGCACAAAAAAGTGACCTATCTTACACATATATTCGAGACATTGAATTAGGAATGAACAGAAAAACAAAAAAGAAAGTCAAGCCTTCACCAGATTCCTTGAAAAAGCTAGCTGAAGCTTATGGCATCGAGTATTATGAACTCCTTCAAAAAGCTGGAATCCTTGATGAAGGAACGGAAAGTGCATTGGACGAAGCAAACAGTAAGCTTGATAAATTGATTGAAGAAACAGTAAATAATTCAACTCATATCAGTACAATCCCTTTAATTAGAACTATTTGTGCTGGTGATGGCATCATAGCAACAGAAAACATAGAAGATTACGTGGCTTACCCTTTGCTGAAAGGAAATAAGCCAGACTACGCTCTACGTGTACAAGGAGATAGCATGAAAGACGTTGGAATTGATGATGGTGATATTGTTTTTCTAAAGGCTGCTAATTGGGTTGAAAAAATGGCCAGATTGTTAATGGAGAAGAAGGTACTTTGA
- a CDS encoding YolD-like family protein, with the protein MSKKLTGNGLWESSRMMLPEHREQLLEQRRELKKHAKPLLDEQRLEELSTILNYALATKHKVRFTVYDVYEDQHIAGVLIKYDPLTRSLGVISEANKAMHIMLENIIDVRLE; encoded by the coding sequence ATGAGCAAGAAGCTGACTGGAAACGGATTATGGGAATCCTCCCGCATGATGCTGCCTGAACACCGGGAGCAACTCCTGGAGCAGCGGCGGGAATTGAAAAAACATGCAAAGCCCTTACTTGATGAGCAGAGGCTGGAAGAACTCTCTACAATCCTTAACTACGCTTTGGCCACGAAACATAAGGTGAGATTTACTGTGTATGATGTTTATGAAGATCAGCACATTGCAGGAGTATTAATCAAGTACGATCCTTTAACTAGGAGCCTTGGGGTGATCAGTGAGGCAAATAAAGCTATGCATATCATGTTGGAGAACATAATCGACGTAAGGCTCGAGTGA
- a CDS encoding response regulator transcription factor, whose amino-acid sequence MMNILIADDDIHIYELIRYYLQKEGFKVLEAKDGEEASALLEQETVDLAIVDVMMPNKDGYELCREIRRYYDIPVIMLTAKGEIPDKEKGYQAGTDDYLVKPFEPKELVFRIKALLRRFGLVSSDTIQLNNTVIDRKSYEIRCKDKTLILPLKEFELLSQLASCPDRIFTREQLISLVWGQDFTGDARTVDVHIKRLRERFSQTDDFIITTVRGLGYKLEIMEPSR is encoded by the coding sequence ATAATGAACATCTTAATTGCCGATGATGATATCCATATTTATGAGTTAATCCGCTATTATCTGCAAAAAGAAGGGTTCAAAGTGCTGGAAGCCAAAGACGGAGAGGAAGCATCTGCCTTGCTCGAACAGGAGACGGTTGATCTGGCTATTGTGGATGTCATGATGCCTAACAAAGACGGCTACGAGTTATGCCGTGAAATCCGGCGATATTATGACATCCCGGTTATCATGCTGACAGCCAAAGGAGAAATTCCGGATAAGGAAAAAGGATACCAGGCCGGAACAGACGATTACCTGGTCAAACCGTTCGAACCAAAGGAACTCGTTTTCCGCATTAAGGCTCTGCTCCGGCGATTTGGTTTGGTTAGTTCGGATACGATCCAATTAAATAATACTGTCATTGACCGCAAAAGCTATGAAATTCGCTGTAAAGACAAGACTCTTATTCTTCCGCTTAAGGAATTTGAATTATTGTCCCAGCTTGCCAGTTGCCCTGACCGCATTTTCACACGGGAGCAGCTGATTTCCCTCGTATGGGGGCAGGATTTTACAGGAGATGCCCGAACGGTAGATGTCCATATTAAGCGGCTCCGGGAACGTTTCAGCCAAACGGACGATTTTATCATTACGACGGTCCGGGGACTTGGCTATAAGCTGGAAATCATGGAGCCTTCCAGATGA
- a CDS encoding Glu/Leu/Phe/Val family dehydrogenase, giving the protein MSQQTELMQDNENLNSYAIAQKQVEHAASYLGLADHVVEVLKKPMRVLSVSFPVKMDDGSVKVFEGFRSQHNNAIGPTKGGIRFHPQVSMDEVKALSMWMSFKCGVVGLPYGGGKGGVICDPTEFSQGELERISRAFMEAIADIVGPDKDIPAPDVYTNAQVMAWMTDTYSRMKGTFQPGVITGKPLILGGSLGRNEATARGCVFTILEALKDFGKKPSEATVAVQGFGNAGRIAAELLAELGCTIVAVSDSKTALLDLNGLDVTKAAACKDGGSLATYGSRYEIDPSQILELDVDILVPAALENVITLANADRIQAKVVAEAANGPTTPEADEILFKKGITVIPDILANAGGVTVSYFEWVQNLMNYYWSEEEVNEKLKVTMVKAFAEVQATAKEHNTDLRTGAYIISMKRIAEAMKVRGWV; this is encoded by the coding sequence ATGAGTCAACAGACAGAGCTTATGCAAGACAATGAAAATTTGAACTCCTATGCGATAGCCCAAAAGCAAGTGGAACATGCGGCTTCCTACTTGGGGCTTGCTGACCACGTAGTTGAAGTCCTGAAAAAACCGATGAGAGTGCTGAGCGTGTCTTTTCCGGTAAAAATGGATGACGGAAGCGTAAAAGTTTTTGAAGGTTTCCGCTCCCAGCATAACAATGCGATTGGTCCGACTAAGGGCGGCATCCGCTTTCACCCTCAAGTAAGCATGGATGAAGTTAAGGCTTTATCCATGTGGATGAGCTTCAAATGCGGAGTTGTCGGACTTCCTTATGGTGGAGGAAAAGGCGGTGTAATCTGTGACCCGACTGAGTTTAGTCAAGGAGAACTGGAACGAATAAGCCGTGCTTTCATGGAAGCCATCGCGGACATTGTAGGCCCTGATAAAGATATTCCTGCCCCGGATGTGTATACCAATGCGCAGGTAATGGCCTGGATGACGGATACGTACAGCCGCATGAAAGGTACCTTCCAGCCCGGAGTGATAACAGGGAAGCCCCTTATTTTGGGCGGATCTCTTGGTAGAAATGAGGCAACAGCCCGCGGCTGCGTATTTACGATCCTGGAAGCCCTGAAAGACTTTGGAAAGAAGCCGTCCGAAGCTACTGTTGCAGTTCAGGGCTTCGGTAATGCGGGAAGAATCGCGGCTGAGCTTCTTGCTGAACTTGGCTGTACGATTGTTGCTGTCAGTGACTCGAAAACAGCCTTATTGGACCTTAACGGGCTGGATGTAACCAAAGCTGCGGCCTGCAAGGACGGCGGAAGTCTTGCAACCTACGGTTCCCGGTATGAAATCGACCCTTCCCAAATATTAGAGCTGGATGTGGATATCCTGGTACCGGCTGCTTTGGAAAATGTGATCACACTTGCGAATGCGGACCGGATTCAAGCCAAGGTTGTGGCAGAGGCTGCCAACGGACCAACAACTCCAGAGGCGGATGAGATTCTTTTTAAGAAAGGAATTACGGTTATCCCGGACATTTTGGCAAATGCGGGCGGAGTTACCGTCTCGTATTTTGAATGGGTACAAAACCTGATGAATTACTATTGGAGTGAAGAGGAAGTAAATGAAAAACTGAAGGTCACTATGGTTAAAGCCTTTGCAGAAGTTCAGGCAACTGCCAAAGAGCATAATACCGATCTTCGTACAGGAGCATACATTATATCAATGAAGCGGATTGCCGAAGCCATGAAAGTGCGCGGTTGGGTATAA
- a CDS encoding ArsR/SmtB family transcription factor: MEKTVVDVARLSQVLKLLGDKTRLTMIAILKQRECCVCEFLEVFEMSQPSISQHLRKLKDLGVVKEARRGQWIYYSLNAASDLYPVIEDILEHAPEQTEKIREIENRNPTLRCGC; the protein is encoded by the coding sequence ATGGAAAAAACAGTTGTAGATGTTGCGAGATTGTCTCAGGTATTAAAGCTTCTTGGAGATAAGACAAGATTGACCATGATAGCCATTTTAAAACAGCGTGAGTGCTGCGTTTGTGAATTTCTTGAGGTCTTTGAGATGAGCCAGCCGTCCATAAGTCAGCATCTTAGGAAATTGAAAGATCTTGGGGTAGTGAAAGAGGCACGAAGAGGCCAGTGGATTTACTATTCGTTAAATGCTGCTAGTGATTTGTATCCAGTCATTGAAGATATCCTTGAACATGCTCCAGAACAAACAGAAAAAATTCGTGAGATTGAAAACAGAAATCCCACTCTTCGTTGCGGTTGTTAA
- a CDS encoding tyrosine-type recombinase/integrase, with the protein MASIRKRGTNSYLLTVELGYDAQGKRVIKDNPMNGVKKPKEKATREIEVYDEHEVQQLTNALEKEPLRFKVLVMLALITGMRRGELVGLEWKHVDLNEGIIHIKQSHTNCC; encoded by the coding sequence ATGGCGAGTATCAGAAAACGCGGAACCAATTCTTATTTACTCACTGTCGAATTAGGTTACGATGCTCAAGGAAAAAGAGTAATAAAGGACAACCCTATGAATGGAGTTAAAAAGCCTAAAGAAAAAGCAACTAGAGAAATCGAAGTGTATGATGAACATGAGGTTCAGCAGTTGACAAATGCACTTGAGAAGGAACCTCTGAGATTTAAAGTCCTGGTAATGCTCGCCCTTATAACTGGTATGAGGAGAGGCGAATTAGTTGGGCTGGAATGGAAACATGTGGACTTGAACGAAGGTATTATTCACATAAAACAATCCCATACCAATTGCTGCTGA
- a CDS encoding ArsR/SmtB family transcription factor, producing the protein MKLVVNVDKAIESCEETCSGTEADIQTIRGKLLMEPAASELADVFKALGDPTRVKIIHALLQNELCVHDLTQVLEMGQSAVSHQLRVLRNARIVKRRKVGKTVYYSLDDDHVEQIFVQTLQHLKHK; encoded by the coding sequence ATGAAGTTGGTGGTAAATGTGGATAAAGCAATTGAATCCTGTGAAGAAACTTGCTCTGGAACGGAGGCCGATATTCAGACTATTCGCGGGAAACTCCTTATGGAACCGGCGGCATCTGAACTTGCCGATGTGTTTAAAGCATTAGGAGATCCGACAAGAGTAAAAATAATACATGCCCTGCTGCAAAATGAATTGTGTGTTCATGATCTGACCCAGGTTTTGGAAATGGGCCAATCCGCAGTTTCACACCAGCTCCGCGTTTTGCGGAATGCAAGGATTGTCAAAAGACGTAAAGTGGGGAAAACCGTCTATTATTCCTTGGATGATGACCATGTGGAACAAATTTTCGTACAGACGCTTCAGCATCTGAAGCATAAGTAA
- a CDS encoding NADPH-dependent oxidoreductase, with protein sequence MNETLKTLNEHRSIRNYLDKPVAPEQLDAIIQAVQAAPTSINGQQVTVISVQDSATKKKISELVGNQVWVDQAPVFLLFCADFNRAKIAAEKNGEELILTDSVESVLVGATDVGIALGTAIAAAESMGLGTVPIGGARRNPEELIKLLNIPPLVFPVCGLVLGHPADPSAKKPRLPKEAVYHEESYKQEHLRELIDQYDGTISDYMAKRTGGAETRTWSQTVSGMYNKFYYPHV encoded by the coding sequence ATGAATGAAACTTTGAAAACCTTAAACGAACACAGGTCTATTCGCAATTACTTGGATAAACCGGTAGCTCCGGAACAGCTGGATGCGATTATTCAGGCTGTTCAGGCCGCCCCTACTTCAATAAATGGACAGCAGGTTACGGTTATTAGTGTGCAAGATTCCGCCACCAAGAAAAAAATATCCGAACTGGTAGGAAACCAGGTTTGGGTGGATCAGGCTCCTGTCTTTTTGCTTTTTTGCGCAGATTTCAATAGAGCTAAGATTGCTGCAGAGAAAAACGGGGAAGAACTGATTCTTACAGATAGTGTGGAATCAGTTCTGGTTGGAGCAACCGATGTGGGCATCGCGCTGGGTACAGCCATTGCCGCAGCGGAGTCGATGGGGCTTGGAACCGTGCCGATTGGCGGTGCCAGAAGAAACCCGGAAGAGCTGATTAAACTATTAAATATACCTCCACTCGTATTCCCGGTATGCGGACTTGTATTGGGGCACCCTGCAGATCCTTCTGCCAAAAAGCCGCGGCTGCCGAAAGAAGCGGTTTATCATGAAGAAAGCTACAAACAGGAACATTTGCGTGAATTGATTGATCAATATGACGGGACGATTTCGGACTATATGGCTAAGCGGACGGGTGGTGCCGAAACCAGGACCTGGTCTCAGACCGTGTCCGGCATGTATAACAAGTTCTACTATCCCCACGTATAA
- a CDS encoding DNA polymerase IV: MDKGIKNKRVIFLADCQSFYASVEKAHHPEYRNRPLVVAGDPARRSGIVLAACPLAKKYGITTAERLGEAINKCPDLVVVRPRMQEYIKVSLQITEILQSYTDLVEPLSVDEQHLDVTASIKLLGSPQEIAKSIQSRVWNETGVYTRIGISENKVLAKMACDNFAKKNGDGIFYLPKTEMEQKLWPLPVNKMYHIGSRMTRHLKRMGIHTIGDLACASVLRLQKRWGINGEVIWRIANGLDDSPVTPDTYIGQKGVGHQMTLPRDYMTINELLVPLLELSELVCQRCRAKGYMGQVVSVGCQGTDFDYPTGFHRQMKLEDPTNLSDEVNRAVVLLFKRHWNGLPVRKISVSLTGLVRDDTFQLVLFEDRMKKLALEKALDGIKDRFGNASIMRAVSLTAAGQAKDRSMKIGGHYK, from the coding sequence ATGGATAAAGGAATAAAAAATAAACGTGTGATTTTTTTAGCAGATTGTCAGTCGTTTTATGCCAGTGTGGAAAAAGCGCATCATCCTGAGTATCGCAATCGTCCTCTCGTAGTCGCCGGAGACCCGGCGCGTCGTTCAGGGATTGTATTGGCTGCTTGTCCTTTGGCTAAAAAGTATGGGATTACAACGGCAGAACGATTAGGAGAGGCCATAAACAAGTGCCCGGACCTGGTGGTTGTCAGGCCCAGAATGCAAGAATACATTAAAGTGTCCCTCCAAATCACGGAAATTCTTCAGTCCTATACGGATCTAGTAGAGCCGCTGAGCGTCGATGAGCAGCATCTGGACGTTACCGCTAGTATAAAGTTGCTTGGTTCTCCGCAAGAGATTGCTAAAAGTATCCAGAGTCGTGTATGGAATGAGACAGGCGTCTATACCCGGATCGGGATCAGCGAAAATAAAGTGCTGGCCAAAATGGCCTGCGATAATTTTGCCAAAAAGAACGGGGATGGCATTTTTTATTTGCCCAAAACGGAGATGGAACAAAAACTGTGGCCTTTACCGGTCAATAAAATGTACCACATCGGCTCACGGATGACCCGCCATCTGAAACGCATGGGCATTCATACGATAGGTGATCTTGCCTGCGCCTCTGTGCTCCGCCTGCAAAAGCGCTGGGGAATTAACGGAGAAGTCATCTGGCGAATTGCCAATGGGTTGGATGATTCTCCTGTTACTCCCGATACCTATATCGGACAAAAGGGAGTCGGTCACCAAATGACGCTTCCCCGCGATTACATGACGATAAATGAACTGCTTGTTCCTCTTCTGGAACTTTCCGAACTGGTATGCCAGCGCTGCCGGGCCAAAGGATATATGGGACAGGTCGTATCTGTCGGCTGCCAGGGAACCGACTTTGACTATCCTACCGGGTTTCACCGCCAGATGAAGCTGGAGGATCCGACCAATCTCAGTGACGAAGTAAACCGGGCGGTAGTCCTGCTGTTCAAGCGGCACTGGAACGGCCTTCCTGTCCGTAAAATATCAGTTTCACTGACCGGACTGGTCCGTGATGATACGTTCCAGCTCGTCCTTTTTGAAGACCGGATGAAAAAGCTGGCTTTGGAAAAAGCCCTTGACGGCATCAAAGACCGGTTCGGCAATGCCTCGATCATGCGCGCGGTTTCTCTGACAGCGGCTGGCCAGGCCAAAGACCGATCCATGAAAATTGGAGGACATTATAAATGA
- a CDS encoding site-specific integrase: MKLLDRWDEGNEEKREFVFSNPDGKPIYFSRPTKWWIAFLEKNNLRKIRFHDLRHTSATLLINQGVHAKIISVRLGHADISTTMNVYRHALWSADKIAAEKFDHLLKNSNELSTDCRPNPQKRSTMSIKMQSKDIPIKSREIRLYNKSPLTGFLLSHEGVL, from the coding sequence ATGAAATTGTTAGACCGTTGGGATGAGGGTAATGAGGAAAAAAGAGAGTTTGTATTTAGTAACCCTGATGGAAAGCCAATTTATTTCAGTCGGCCTACTAAGTGGTGGATAGCATTTTTGGAAAAAAATAATTTAAGGAAAATTAGATTTCATGACCTCCGACATACTTCCGCAACATTGCTTATTAACCAAGGGGTTCATGCAAAAATTATTTCCGTACGTTTGGGTCATGCAGATATATCTACAACAATGAACGTTTACAGACACGCTTTATGGTCAGCCGATAAAATAGCCGCAGAGAAGTTTGATCATCTACTTAAAAACTCAAACGAATTGTCTACCGATTGTCGACCAAATCCACAAAAACGGTCTACAATGTCCATAAAGATGCAATCAAAGGACATCCCAATTAAATCAAGGGAAATAAGACTATACAACAAATCGCCACTGACAGGGTTTCTCCTCTCCCATGAGGGTGTCCTGTAA
- a CDS encoding ABC transporter-like protein yields the protein MGEKCRVAFLKLYFSGANLLVMDEPANYFDVETKEKVEQALQGFTGAFVVVSHDRYLIRKLATRLLFLGQDSVLFLYEGSWQEYEEEQNRKLQEPDNPEAADEVR from the coding sequence ATGGGGGAGAAATGCCGTGTTGCTTTCCTCAAGCTTTATTTCAGCGGAGCAAATCTGCTTGTGATGGATGAACCTGCCAATTACTTTGATGTAGAAACCAAGGAGAAGGTAGAACAGGCTTTACAAGGTTTTACCGGGGCCTTTGTAGTGGTTTCCCATGACCGTTATCTGATCCGGAAGCTGGCTACCCGGCTTCTGTTTCTTGGGCAGGACAGCGTCCTTTTCCTGTATGAGGGAAGCTGGCAGGAGTACGAGGAGGAACAGAACCGGAAACTGCAGGAGCCTGATAACCCGGAGGCGGCTGACGAGGTGCGGTAG
- a CDS encoding heavy metal translocating P-type ATPase, whose protein sequence is MKEYRVKGLSCGNCAQMLEQRIQELEHGENATLSYNSGKLRIDPQVSLPDVKQILKSDGAYIQAESSQVQGRDESHDHSHGEHEHTHGHDHSHEGSPSLMRNLLIVSAVIYAAAILLDGTWSAAFTIPMYLAATVISGYTTFIRGLKNLFKLVFNIDTLMTIALIGAISIGEWKEATLVAILFGLNELLEGLGMEKARRSMETLLQVAPKEALKIEGDKETVVPIATLEIGDLVLVKPGGKIPSDGTVAEGKSSVNEAAITGESLPVEKTAGEHVFGGSINNEGILKVRIDKAYEDSSLAKILHLVEKAQDTKTPTELFINKFAKYYTPLIMIIAALVIVVPPLFLGGEWSKWLYQGLAVLIVGCPCALILSSPIAIVSGITRNARNGILIKGGVFLEQLGKIDTLAFDKTGTLTKGEPHVEQTVVYEENLFYSVAGAIEKSSSHPLAKAIMKEIGSRGMELPEPEEIKTLSGSGIEAVINGRKFWLGNEKSIRHLTIPGTVQSSIEKLKAEGLTLVLVADKQAILGIFGIADEIREESKSVIEALHQSGIRQTVMLTGDHQKTAEKVARAVGVTSFYGGLLPEDKVNKIKELAQHGRVAMIGDGINDAPALASAQLGIAMGKGTDSAVETADIVLMQDHLGKLPEAVKVSKKVNRIIRFNIGVSLGLKLMALLLTIPGLLTLWIAILSDMGATIFVTLVSLTVLISRKK, encoded by the coding sequence ATGAAAGAATACCGGGTTAAAGGTCTCTCTTGCGGCAACTGTGCCCAAATGCTTGAACAGCGGATTCAAGAACTGGAACACGGTGAAAATGCAACTCTCAGCTATAATTCCGGTAAACTTAGAATCGACCCTCAAGTATCCTTGCCGGACGTTAAACAAATTTTAAAATCAGACGGTGCCTATATCCAGGCCGAGTCCTCTCAGGTACAAGGCCGGGATGAGAGCCACGATCATAGCCATGGCGAACATGAACACACGCACGGACATGATCATAGCCATGAAGGCAGTCCTTCTCTTATGCGTAATTTGCTGATCGTATCTGCTGTCATTTATGCGGCTGCCATTCTTCTGGATGGTACATGGAGTGCTGCTTTCACTATTCCGATGTATCTTGCCGCTACAGTCATAAGCGGATATACTACTTTTATCCGCGGGCTGAAAAACTTATTTAAACTGGTTTTTAACATTGATACACTGATGACCATTGCCCTGATCGGAGCGATCTCGATTGGTGAATGGAAGGAAGCCACCCTTGTAGCCATTTTATTCGGCCTTAATGAGCTGCTTGAAGGACTCGGAATGGAAAAAGCCCGCCGTTCTATGGAAACTCTTCTGCAAGTAGCTCCGAAAGAAGCACTTAAAATCGAAGGCGATAAAGAAACCGTGGTTCCGATTGCTACACTGGAAATCGGAGATCTGGTACTCGTAAAACCGGGGGGAAAAATCCCTTCAGACGGGACCGTTGCAGAGGGCAAAAGTTCCGTTAACGAAGCAGCAATCACAGGAGAATCACTGCCGGTGGAGAAAACGGCAGGTGAGCATGTGTTTGGCGGCAGCATCAATAATGAGGGAATACTTAAAGTCCGAATTGATAAAGCCTATGAAGATTCTTCCCTGGCCAAAATCCTTCATTTAGTGGAAAAAGCCCAGGACACAAAAACACCGACGGAACTATTTATTAATAAGTTTGCTAAATACTACACCCCACTCATTATGATTATAGCCGCTTTGGTTATTGTGGTACCCCCTCTATTCCTTGGCGGAGAGTGGAGCAAATGGCTGTATCAGGGACTGGCCGTTCTCATTGTAGGTTGTCCTTGTGCTCTTATTCTATCTTCCCCTATCGCTATCGTATCGGGGATCACAAGAAATGCGCGTAACGGCATTCTAATAAAAGGCGGAGTTTTTCTGGAACAGCTCGGCAAAATCGATACGCTTGCTTTTGATAAGACAGGGACACTGACCAAAGGAGAACCGCATGTAGAGCAGACTGTGGTTTATGAAGAAAATCTGTTTTATTCCGTGGCGGGTGCCATTGAGAAATCATCCTCCCATCCTTTAGCCAAGGCTATCATGAAAGAAATTGGGTCCAGAGGAATGGAATTACCTGAACCTGAAGAAATAAAGACGCTATCTGGAAGCGGAATTGAAGCTGTGATCAATGGACGGAAATTCTGGTTGGGGAACGAAAAAAGTATCCGCCACCTTACAATTCCCGGAACTGTACAGTCCAGCATCGAGAAATTGAAAGCAGAAGGATTAACTCTCGTTCTGGTAGCTGATAAACAAGCTATTCTGGGTATTTTCGGAATTGCCGACGAGATCAGGGAAGAAAGCAAGTCCGTCATCGAGGCGCTCCATCAGAGCGGCATTCGGCAGACGGTCATGCTGACAGGAGACCATCAAAAAACAGCAGAGAAAGTAGCCCGAGCTGTAGGTGTTACGTCTTTCTATGGAGGCCTTCTTCCTGAAGACAAAGTGAACAAAATTAAGGAATTGGCACAGCATGGACGGGTAGCCATGATTGGTGACGGCATTAACGACGCGCCCGCCCTTGCTTCCGCCCAGCTTGGCATCGCCATGGGAAAAGGAACAGATAGTGCAGTTGAAACGGCCGATATCGTTCTTATGCAAGATCACCTGGGCAAATTGCCCGAGGCCGTCAAGGTATCCAAAAAAGTAAACCGTATTATTCGTTTTAATATCGGGGTATCACTCGGTTTAAAACTAATGGCTCTATTGCTGACCATTCCCGGCCTCCTTACATTATGGATTGCCATCCTTTCCGATATGGGCGCAACGATCTTTGTTACCCTGGTTTCGTTAACCGTCCTTATTAGCCGGAAAAAATAA
- a CDS encoding sensor histidine kinase yields the protein MKKKKIYISSAVTLLAALLIAIPLMLISLDQRERVSEQMESFWHSYLANLYKTERSWEPVVNQLQREEGPLSRQEAGFVLWDQDRRVLFQSLHNEKTKSEDKNIHSIKLEGTLIGYMYLEKPPFPAYSYAYWLAYGASLILIWLITYRLLSGFHQPYLRVMRTALAKLKRVSGQENQSITSMRGQLGYSEDLESWKREMSTVVDRLEDRIARLEKVRRTLSADIVHELRTPLISMKTQLERALVAETRLSPEKMHELFEEVDRMYRLVQDLQNLGLAEAGNLPLSKRWFSLSDNLKVAVEMMKQAAEQAGISLTLEIKKDIHLYADTDRLEQVWNHMLGHCIAHARSSVTVTVYQQDLDAVVQVKDDGIGIEEEELPYIFDRFYFLPGTNPQAVAASSGMGLSLAIVKHFIESHGGQVKVKSEWNSGTEFILRLPVFSGSEKN from the coding sequence GTGAAGAAAAAAAAGATATATATAAGTTCAGCAGTTACCCTGCTGGCTGCCCTGCTTATTGCCATACCATTAATGCTGATTTCTTTAGACCAGCGTGAGCGGGTTTCCGAACAAATGGAAAGTTTCTGGCATTCATATCTGGCCAACTTGTATAAAACGGAAAGATCTTGGGAGCCTGTAGTCAATCAGCTTCAAAGAGAAGAGGGCCCACTCAGCAGACAGGAAGCCGGATTTGTACTTTGGGACCAGGACCGGCGTGTCCTTTTTCAATCCTTACATAATGAAAAGACCAAAAGCGAAGACAAGAATATCCATTCCATTAAGTTAGAAGGTACCCTAATCGGGTATATGTATTTGGAAAAACCCCCCTTTCCTGCATATTCATATGCATATTGGCTTGCTTACGGGGCATCGTTAATCCTTATCTGGTTAATCACGTACAGACTGCTCTCCGGATTTCATCAGCCTTACCTGCGCGTCATGAGAACGGCTCTAGCCAAGCTAAAACGGGTATCAGGACAAGAAAATCAGAGTATAACATCAATGAGAGGACAATTAGGTTATTCCGAGGATCTGGAAAGCTGGAAAAGAGAAATGAGTACAGTTGTAGACCGTCTTGAGGACCGGATTGCCCGTTTAGAGAAAGTAAGAAGAACATTGTCCGCTGACATCGTTCATGAATTGCGGACACCTCTCATTTCCATGAAGACCCAATTAGAAAGGGCACTTGTGGCTGAAACAAGGCTATCTCCTGAGAAAATGCACGAATTGTTTGAAGAAGTGGACCGTATGTACAGGCTTGTACAGGATCTCCAAAATCTTGGCCTCGCAGAAGCTGGAAATCTGCCTTTAAGCAAACGTTGGTTTTCTTTATCTGATAACCTCAAGGTAGCAGTAGAGATGATGAAACAGGCGGCAGAACAAGCCGGTATTTCCCTTACTCTGGAAATAAAAAAGGATATTCATTTGTATGCGGATACGGACCGGCTGGAACAAGTATGGAACCACATGCTGGGACACTGTATAGCGCATGCCCGTTCCTCTGTAACCGTAACCGTGTATCAGCAGGATCTGGATGCCGTTGTACAGGTGAAAGACGATGGAATAGGAATAGAAGAAGAGGAACTTCCTTATATTTTTGATCGTTTTTATTTCCTTCCGGGAACAAATCCGCAGGCGGTTGCCGCATCTTCCGGCATGGGGCTTAGTCTGGCAATTGTAAAGCATTTTATAGAGTCTCACGGGGGACAAGTGAAAGTAAAAAGTGAATGGAACAGCGGAACGGAATTCATTCTCCGGCTTCCCGTTTTTTCGGGTTCCGAAAAAAATTGA
- a CDS encoding YjcZ family sporulation protein, translating to MGYSSGGYGLTSTGAILVLFILLVIILRTMLY from the coding sequence CTGGGTTATTCATCTGGAGGATACGGATTAACTAGTACAGGTGCAATTCTCGTTCTATTCATTCTATTAGTCATCATTTTGCGTACTATGCTTTATTAA